The following proteins are encoded in a genomic region of Rhodanobacteraceae bacterium:
- the porA gene encoding pyruvate ferredoxin oxidoreductase, translating to MLEQIEGSRAVATAVALCRPEVICAYPISPQTHIVESLGEMVKSGEVADCEFINVESEFAAMSVAIGASAAGARSYTATASQGLLFMAEAVYNASGLGLPIVMTIANRAIGAPINIWNDHSDSMSQRDSGWIQLFAETNQEALDLHIQAFKLAEELSMPVMVCMDGFILTHAYERVDIPEQADVDAFLPPYEPRQVLDPAEPVSIGAMVGPEAFMEVRYLAHAKQLAALDVIPRIAAEFEARFGRASGGLVRGYRIDDAQTIVVALGSVIGTLKDTIDGMRDEGIPIGVLGIQSFRPFPLAAVREALKGASNVVVLEKSFSVGLGGVLSTDVRVALSGLQLHGYTVVAGLGGRAITRASLRRTLDEAIAGTLGPLTFMDLDWRIVNRQLAREAQMRRSGPIAESLLRDVGPIAAKVI from the coding sequence ATGCTTGAACAGATCGAGGGTTCACGAGCAGTCGCCACGGCGGTCGCGCTGTGCCGGCCCGAGGTGATCTGCGCTTACCCGATCTCGCCGCAGACGCACATCGTGGAGAGCCTGGGCGAGATGGTGAAGAGCGGTGAGGTGGCCGACTGCGAGTTCATCAATGTCGAGAGCGAGTTCGCGGCGATGAGCGTCGCCATCGGCGCCAGCGCGGCCGGCGCGCGCAGCTACACGGCGACCGCCAGCCAGGGCCTGCTGTTCATGGCCGAGGCGGTCTACAACGCCTCGGGCCTCGGCCTGCCGATCGTCATGACCATCGCCAACCGTGCGATCGGCGCGCCGATAAACATCTGGAACGACCACAGCGATTCGATGAGCCAGCGCGACTCAGGCTGGATCCAGCTCTTCGCCGAGACCAACCAGGAGGCGCTCGATCTGCACATCCAGGCTTTCAAGCTCGCCGAGGAGCTGTCGATGCCGGTGATGGTCTGCATGGACGGCTTCATCCTCACGCACGCCTACGAGCGCGTCGACATCCCCGAGCAGGCGGATGTCGACGCCTTCCTGCCGCCCTACGAGCCGCGCCAGGTGCTGGATCCGGCCGAACCGGTGTCGATCGGCGCGATGGTTGGGCCCGAGGCCTTCATGGAGGTGCGCTACCTCGCGCACGCCAAGCAGCTCGCCGCGCTGGACGTGATCCCGCGGATCGCCGCGGAGTTCGAGGCGCGCTTCGGGCGCGCCTCCGGCGGCCTGGTGCGCGGCTACCGCATCGACGACGCGCAGACCATCGTCGTGGCGCTGGGATCGGTGATCGGCACGCTCAAGGACACCATCGACGGGATGCGCGACGAAGGTATCCCGATCGGCGTGCTCGGCATCCAGTCGTTCCGCCCCTTTCCGCTCGCAGCGGTGCGCGAGGCGCTGAAGGGCGCGAGCAATGTCGTCGTGCTCGAGAAGAGCTTCTCGGTGGGTCTTGGCGGGGTGCTCTCGACCGATGTGCGCGTGGCGCTCTCGGGGCTGCAACTGCACGGCTACACCGTGGTCGCGGGCCTAGGCGGACGCGCGATCACCCGCGCCTCGCTCAGGCGCACGCTGGACGAAGCCATCGCCGGCACGCTTGGCCCGCTGACTTTCATGGACCTCGACTGGCGCATCGTCAACCGGCAACTGGCGCGCGAGGCGCAGATGCGCCGCAGCGGGCCGATCGCAGAGAGCTTGCTGCGCGATGTCGGCCCGATCGCGGCAAAGGTCATCTGA
- a CDS encoding NTP transferase domain-containing protein: protein MATPGPAEATGADRRRALIRHLALEALASEPSELLVTLGAEADRCRDALCGLPLRCLVVPDWASGMGASLAAGAGAAAPGGLLVLGVDQPALRADHLRQLLSRWRIDPGHPVASGYAGIAGVPAVFPAAWRASLASLNGDQGARRLLRDCRECQVVDAPELAFDLDQPDDLVRWLEGPERARTA from the coding sequence ATCGCGACGCCTGGGCCAGCCGAAGCAACTGGTGCAGATCGCCGGCGTGCCCTGATCCGGCACCTCGCCCTGGAGGCTCTGGCCAGCGAGCCGAGCGAGTTGCTGGTGACGCTGGGCGCCGAAGCCGACCGCTGCCGCGACGCCCTCTGCGGCCTGCCGTTGCGCTGCCTGGTGGTCCCGGACTGGGCCTCGGGCATGGGCGCCAGCCTGGCCGCCGGCGCCGGCGCCGCGGCACCCGGTGGTCTGTTGGTCCTGGGCGTGGACCAGCCCGCGCTGAGAGCCGACCACCTGCGCCAGCTGCTGTCGCGCTGGCGTATCGACCCCGGCCATCCCGTCGCCAGCGGATATGCCGGCATTGCAGGTGTACCGGCGGTATTCCCCGCCGCCTGGCGCGCGTCGCTGGCCAGCCTGAACGGCGACCAGGGTGCCCGCCGTCTGCTGCGGGACTGCCGTGAATGCCAGGTGGTGGACGCACCGGAGCTGGCATTCGATCTCGATCAGCCGGACGATCTGGTCCGCTGGCTCGAGGGCCCTGAGCGCGCGAGGACTGCGTGA
- a CDS encoding DNA alkylation repair protein: protein MTTDLAAVLADLQLHASPTYREGLKRFGIPTERAIGVSMVDLKAIARPLRKRHDLALALWQEGFYEARLLAALVDDPGQVDVAQMQAWAAGFDNWGVCDTACFALFDRTPAAWEMVDAWACREEEFVRRAAFALLASLTVHDKRAPDGAFLQRLPLIDAAAGDNRIYVKKAVNWALRSIGKRNAVLHAAAVELAQRCAARTETPARWIGKDALRELRHPKVIERVERKPVRR, encoded by the coding sequence ATGACGACTGATCTCGCAGCCGTACTGGCCGACCTGCAATTGCATGCCAGCCCCACCTACCGCGAGGGCCTGAAGCGCTTCGGCATCCCAACCGAGCGTGCCATCGGCGTGTCGATGGTGGACCTGAAGGCGATCGCCCGGCCCTTGCGCAAGCGTCATGACCTGGCGCTCGCGCTCTGGCAGGAGGGCTTCTACGAGGCGCGCCTGCTGGCGGCGCTGGTCGACGATCCGGGGCAGGTGGACGTCGCGCAGATGCAGGCGTGGGCGGCCGGCTTCGACAACTGGGGGGTCTGCGATACCGCCTGTTTCGCCTTGTTCGATCGCACTCCGGCGGCCTGGGAGATGGTCGATGCCTGGGCGTGCCGCGAGGAAGAGTTCGTGCGGCGCGCGGCCTTCGCGCTGCTCGCCAGCCTGACCGTGCACGACAAGCGCGCGCCCGACGGCGCGTTTCTGCAGCGGCTCCCGCTGATCGACGCGGCGGCCGGCGACAACCGCATTTACGTCAAGAAGGCGGTCAACTGGGCATTGCGCTCCATCGGCAAGCGCAACGCCGTGCTGCACGCCGCAGCCGTGGAACTCGCGCAGCGTTGCGCCGCGCGCACCGAAACGCCGGCGCGCTGGATCGGCAAGGACGCCTTGCGTGAGCTGCGCCACCCCAAGGTCATCGAGCGCGTGGAGCGCAAACCGGTTCGCCGGTGA
- a CDS encoding 2OG-Fe(II) oxygenase, giving the protein MLRVEVAWARMTLTISAALERARSGDPPAQLAVSKFFFERNDLASARLWAGLAADAGLSEALLPAAQLELVALMQGGQLAAAEQRAQAAVRAHVANSAQVLATIRILRASDTDAALAEAIDLLRADAGYRAMVQELSTIREFRSTSRTRPERPAGETIQVHAYSRFLPESTLSWLDKLSQPLLRPAHVIDPLTGQRRIHPVRRGDQAVLDWQMLDPVAAAVLRAVAETAACDWRCCEPVNLLRYRVGGEYRLHHDCLEHDPLAQTSDAGRQPLNQRITTALLYLNEDVTGGSTAFPGLGLELPAARNRLLVFGNLRDGRPDPAMRHAGMPVLAGEKRVLSFWFRERPLVDASHAGGA; this is encoded by the coding sequence ATGTTGCGAGTCGAGGTAGCGTGGGCTCGCATGACCCTGACAATCAGCGCAGCGCTGGAGCGTGCCCGAAGCGGAGACCCTCCTGCCCAATTGGCGGTTTCGAAGTTCTTCTTCGAGCGCAACGATCTCGCTTCGGCGCGGCTCTGGGCCGGTCTCGCAGCCGACGCCGGCCTGTCCGAGGCGCTGCTGCCGGCAGCGCAACTGGAGTTGGTGGCGCTGATGCAGGGCGGACAGTTGGCGGCCGCCGAGCAGCGCGCACAGGCGGCAGTCCGCGCACATGTGGCGAATTCGGCTCAGGTCCTGGCAACGATCCGGATCCTGCGCGCATCGGACACCGACGCAGCGCTCGCCGAAGCCATCGACCTGCTTCGCGCCGATGCCGGATATCGCGCGATGGTGCAGGAGCTGAGCACCATTCGCGAATTTCGCAGCACGAGCCGCACTCGACCGGAGCGGCCCGCCGGCGAGACGATCCAGGTGCATGCGTATTCCCGTTTCCTGCCGGAGTCGACTTTGAGTTGGCTCGACAAACTGTCGCAGCCGCTGCTGCGACCTGCGCATGTGATCGATCCATTGACCGGGCAACGGCGGATTCACCCCGTCCGGCGCGGCGATCAGGCGGTTCTCGATTGGCAGATGCTGGATCCTGTCGCCGCCGCAGTACTCCGGGCGGTAGCGGAAACCGCAGCTTGCGACTGGCGTTGTTGCGAGCCGGTCAACTTGCTTCGCTACCGTGTGGGCGGTGAGTACCGGCTGCACCATGACTGCCTAGAACACGATCCACTGGCGCAAACGAGTGATGCCGGCCGCCAACCGCTGAATCAACGCATCACCACTGCGCTGCTGTACCTCAACGAGGATGTGACGGGCGGGTCCACCGCCTTTCCCGGCCTGGGCCTCGAGCTGCCAGCCGCGCGCAATCGCCTGCTTGTCTTCGGAAACCTGCGCGACGGGCGCCCCGATCCTGCCATGCGCCATGCCGGCATGCCGGTGCTCGCCGGCGAGAAGCGCGTGCTCAGCTTCTGGTTCCGCGAGCGCCCGCTGGTTGACGCGTCGCATGCGGGAGGCGCGTGA
- a CDS encoding 2-oxoacid:acceptor oxidoreductase family protein, which produces MLQIRIHGRGGQGVVTAAEMLSIAAFEQGRHAQAFPSFGSERTGAPVIAYCRIDDAPIRLREPILAPDVLIVQDPTLLHQVDVFQGLQPGGYVLINSRRSFHDLGLSDIEQRYRRERLVTLPASEIALRNVGRPLPNAVLLGGFAALSGLISLPAVEHAIRTKFSGKVADGNVAAAAEAFAHIRREIEELAHA; this is translated from the coding sequence ATGTTGCAGATCCGGATTCATGGGCGTGGCGGCCAGGGTGTCGTGACAGCAGCCGAGATGCTGTCGATCGCCGCCTTCGAGCAGGGCCGCCACGCGCAGGCTTTTCCGAGTTTCGGATCCGAGCGCACCGGTGCGCCGGTGATTGCCTATTGCCGCATCGACGATGCGCCGATCCGCTTGCGCGAGCCGATCCTGGCGCCCGACGTTCTGATCGTGCAGGACCCGACGCTGCTGCACCAGGTCGACGTGTTCCAGGGCCTGCAGCCGGGTGGCTATGTGCTCATCAACAGCCGCCGCAGCTTTCACGACCTCGGCCTCTCCGACATCGAGCAGCGCTACCGGCGCGAGCGCCTGGTCACGCTGCCGGCGAGCGAGATCGCGCTGCGCAATGTCGGCCGCCCGCTGCCGAACGCGGTGCTGCTCGGCGGCTTCGCGGCGCTGTCCGGGTTGATCTCGCTGCCGGCCGTCGAGCACGCCATCCGCACCAAGTTCAGCGGCAAGGTCGCCGATGGCAATGTCGCCGCGGCTGCGGAAGCATTCGCCCACATCCGCCGCGAAATCGAGGAGCTGGCCCATGCTTGA
- a CDS encoding histidine--tRNA ligase: MSIVKPRTPAGTMELLPLDQIAFQDMLDTIRRNYERFGFLPVETPVFELSDVLLTKSGGETERQVYFVQSTGSLKQGDAPELALRFDLTVPLARYVAEHEHALSFPFRRYQMQRVYRGESAQRGRFREFYQCDIDIIGKDELSIRYDAEVVAVIASVFRELAVGPFTIQLNNRKLMRGFFERAGVADAEQQTLVLREVDKLDKRGADYVRRTLTGEGFNLAAERVDEILAFVALRSTSHAQALDMLGAIGGGNAQLEAGIEELTEVLRLVKGFGVPEANYALNFSIARGLDYYTGTVYETILTDHPQIGSVCSGGRYENLASHYTRSRLPGVGISIGATRLYYQLREAGLIGTAESTVTVLVTQMDPGLMPVYLDIATQLRTAGINTELVLDSGKLGKQLKYASKAGIRFAVIVGENEVAKSVVMVKDLAKEEQFEVPRGELIKALRVEIEQAEALGELRRRGGVKEAQA; encoded by the coding sequence ATGAGCATTGTGAAGCCCCGCACGCCCGCCGGCACGATGGAACTCCTGCCGCTGGACCAGATCGCCTTCCAGGACATGCTGGACACGATCCGGCGCAACTACGAGCGCTTCGGCTTCCTGCCGGTGGAAACCCCGGTGTTCGAACTGAGCGATGTGCTGCTGACCAAGAGCGGCGGCGAGACCGAGCGCCAGGTGTACTTCGTCCAGTCCACCGGCAGCCTCAAGCAGGGCGATGCGCCGGAACTGGCGCTGCGCTTCGACCTGACCGTGCCGCTGGCGCGCTACGTCGCCGAGCACGAGCACGCGCTGTCCTTCCCCTTCCGCCGCTACCAGATGCAGCGGGTCTATCGCGGCGAGAGCGCGCAACGCGGGCGTTTCCGCGAGTTCTACCAGTGCGATATCGACATCATCGGCAAGGACGAGCTGTCGATCCGCTACGACGCCGAAGTGGTCGCCGTGATCGCCAGCGTGTTCCGTGAACTCGCCGTCGGCCCGTTCACCATCCAGCTCAACAACCGCAAGCTGATGCGCGGCTTCTTCGAACGCGCCGGCGTGGCTGACGCAGAGCAGCAGACCCTGGTGCTGCGCGAGGTGGACAAGCTGGACAAGCGCGGCGCCGATTACGTGCGCCGCACACTCACCGGCGAAGGCTTCAACCTGGCCGCGGAACGGGTCGACGAGATCCTCGCGTTCGTCGCGCTGCGTTCGACCAGCCACGCGCAGGCGCTGGACATGCTGGGCGCGATCGGCGGCGGCAACGCGCAGCTGGAAGCCGGTATCGAGGAACTGACCGAGGTGCTGCGCCTGGTCAAGGGCTTCGGCGTGCCGGAGGCGAATTACGCGCTGAATTTCTCGATCGCGCGCGGGCTGGATTACTACACCGGCACGGTCTACGAGACGATCCTGACCGACCACCCGCAGATCGGTTCGGTGTGCTCCGGCGGGCGCTACGAAAACCTCGCCAGTCACTACACCAGGTCGCGCCTGCCGGGTGTCGGCATCTCGATCGGCGCCACGCGCCTGTACTACCAGCTGCGCGAGGCGGGCCTGATCGGCACCGCGGAGAGCACCGTGACCGTGCTGGTCACGCAGATGGATCCGGGCCTGATGCCGGTGTACCTGGACATCGCCACCCAGCTGCGCACCGCGGGCATCAACACCGAGCTGGTGCTGGATTCGGGCAAGCTCGGCAAGCAGCTCAAGTACGCCAGCAAGGCGGGCATCCGCTTCGCCGTGATCGTCGGCGAGAACGAAGTCGCCAAGTCGGTGGTGATGGTCAAGGACCTGGCCAAGGAAGAACAGTTCGAGGTGCCGCGCGGCGAACTGATCAAGGCGCTGCGGGTGGAAATCGAGCAGGCCGAGGCGCTCGGCGAGCTGCGCCGCCGCGGTGGCGTGAAGGAAGCCCAGGCGTGA
- the typA gene encoding translational GTPase TypA codes for MIEKLRNIAIIAHVDHGKTTLVDQLLKQSGTLSERAVIPDRVMDSNDIEKERGITILSKNCAIRWGDWRINIVDTPGHADFGGEVERVLSMVDSVLLVVDALDGPMPQTRFVTQKAFQRGLNPIVVVNKIDRPGARPDWVVNQVFDLFDRLGATEEQLDFPVVYASALNGYASLTHDAREGNMDPLFQTVVDRVHAPRVDADGPFQMQISQLDYSSYVGIIGIGRVQRGKARTNMPVVVVDREGKKRQGRILQVLGFMGLERHEVPEAQAGDIIAITGVEGIGISDTICSPDQPEALPALTVDEPTISMFFCVNSSPFAGKDGKFLTSRQIRDRLKRELMHNVAMRVDETDDADKFRVSGRGELHLSILIETMRREGYELAVSRPEVIVKEIDGQMMEPYELLVIDLEEQYQGGVMERLGTRRAEIRNMEPDGKGRTRLEFMIPSRGLIGFQTEFRTLTAGTGLMFHTFEHYGPVVKGAIAKRPNGVMISNGTGSSPAYAQYAMQERGRLLIPEGAEIYEGQIVGIHAKDNDLVVNALRAKQLTNFRAAGKDDNLMLTPPVKFSLEQALEFIEDDELVEVTPHAIRLRKKLLTENDRKQAARKAG; via the coding sequence ATGATCGAAAAGCTGCGCAACATCGCCATCATCGCCCACGTCGACCACGGCAAGACCACGCTCGTGGACCAGCTGCTGAAGCAGTCCGGCACCCTGAGCGAGCGCGCGGTGATCCCGGACCGCGTGATGGACAGCAACGACATCGAAAAGGAACGTGGCATCACGATCCTGTCCAAGAACTGTGCGATCCGTTGGGGCGACTGGCGCATCAACATCGTCGACACCCCGGGCCACGCCGACTTCGGCGGTGAAGTCGAGCGCGTGCTGTCGATGGTCGACTCGGTGCTGCTGGTGGTCGACGCCCTCGACGGCCCGATGCCGCAGACGCGCTTCGTGACCCAGAAGGCCTTCCAGCGCGGCCTGAACCCGATCGTCGTGGTCAACAAGATCGACCGCCCGGGCGCACGCCCGGACTGGGTGGTCAACCAGGTGTTCGATCTGTTCGACCGCCTCGGCGCCACCGAAGAGCAGCTCGACTTCCCGGTGGTCTACGCCTCGGCGCTGAACGGCTATGCCAGCCTCACGCACGACGCGCGCGAAGGCAACATGGACCCGCTGTTCCAGACCGTGGTCGACCGCGTGCACGCCCCGCGGGTGGACGCCGACGGCCCGTTCCAGATGCAGATCAGCCAGCTCGACTACTCCAGCTACGTCGGCATCATCGGCATCGGCCGGGTGCAGCGTGGCAAGGCGCGCACCAACATGCCGGTGGTGGTGGTCGACCGCGAAGGCAAGAAGCGCCAGGGCCGCATCCTGCAGGTGCTCGGATTCATGGGCCTGGAGCGCCATGAAGTGCCCGAGGCCCAGGCCGGCGACATCATCGCGATCACTGGCGTCGAGGGCATCGGCATCTCCGACACCATCTGCTCGCCGGACCAGCCGGAGGCGCTGCCGGCGCTGACCGTCGACGAACCGACGATCAGCATGTTCTTCTGCGTCAATTCCTCGCCGTTTGCCGGCAAGGACGGCAAGTTCCTGACCAGCCGCCAGATCCGCGACCGCCTCAAGCGCGAGCTGATGCACAACGTGGCGATGCGGGTGGACGAGACCGACGATGCCGACAAGTTCCGCGTCTCCGGCCGCGGCGAGCTGCATCTGTCGATCCTGATCGAGACCATGCGTCGCGAGGGCTATGAACTGGCCGTCTCGCGCCCGGAGGTCATCGTCAAGGAGATCGACGGCCAGATGATGGAGCCGTACGAACTCCTGGTGATCGACCTGGAAGAGCAGTACCAGGGCGGCGTGATGGAGCGCCTGGGTACCCGCCGCGCCGAGATCCGCAACATGGAACCGGACGGCAAGGGCCGCACGCGCCTGGAGTTCATGATCCCCTCGCGCGGCCTGATCGGCTTCCAGACCGAGTTCCGCACGCTGACCGCCGGCACCGGCCTGATGTTCCACACCTTCGAGCACTACGGCCCGGTGGTCAAGGGCGCCATCGCCAAGCGCCCGAACGGCGTGATGATCAGCAACGGCACCGGTTCCTCGCCCGCCTACGCCCAGTACGCGATGCAGGAGCGCGGCCGCCTGCTGATCCCGGAAGGCGCGGAGATCTACGAAGGCCAGATCGTCGGCATCCACGCCAAGGACAATGACCTGGTGGTCAACGCCCTGCGCGCCAAGCAGCTGACCAACTTCCGCGCCGCCGGCAAGGACGACAACCTGATGCTGACGCCGCCGGTGAAGTTCTCGCTGGAGCAGGCGCTGGAGTTCATCGAGGACGACGAACTGGTCGAAGTGACTCCGCACGCGATCCGCCTGCGCAAGAAGCTGCTGACCGAGAACGATCGCAAGCAGGCGGCGCGCAAGGCGGGGTAA
- a CDS encoding Hsp33 family molecular chaperone HslO, protein MDLLLHAFVLPELGVRGAAVRLSAGYREVLSHQPYAPAVGRWLGEALCASALLITGIKFNGRLSLQLQGGADLELMYVECTSEGDVRGIARPREGAVDFEHGFAAASAGALLAITLEPWQRGERYQGIVPHAGETLGEALEGYFAQSEQLPTRLLLAGDGQHAAGLLLQRLPDEGGHGQVDADGWNRVDHLLGTVGPEELVGTPSEVLLHRLFHDTQRIDRHPLPLHVRCRCSREKVADVLRRIGRDEAFAAAHDLGHAEVVCEFCGMTYRFDPVEIEQLFHPPAPGNPPERPQ, encoded by the coding sequence ATGGACCTACTCCTCCACGCCTTCGTCCTCCCCGAACTCGGTGTCCGCGGCGCCGCGGTGCGGCTATCCGCCGGGTACCGCGAAGTCCTGAGCCACCAGCCCTACGCGCCGGCCGTGGGTCGCTGGCTGGGCGAGGCCTTGTGCGCATCGGCCTTGCTGATCACCGGGATCAAGTTCAACGGACGGCTGTCGCTGCAGTTGCAGGGTGGCGCGGACCTGGAACTGATGTACGTGGAGTGCACCAGCGAGGGCGATGTGCGCGGCATCGCGCGGCCGCGTGAGGGTGCGGTCGATTTCGAACATGGCTTTGCCGCGGCTTCCGCCGGTGCCCTGCTGGCGATCACGCTGGAGCCCTGGCAGCGCGGCGAGCGCTACCAGGGCATCGTGCCGCATGCCGGCGAGACGCTGGGCGAAGCGCTGGAAGGCTACTTCGCGCAGAGCGAACAGTTGCCTACCCGCCTGCTGCTGGCGGGCGACGGACAACACGCTGCGGGGCTGCTGCTGCAGCGCCTGCCCGACGAGGGCGGGCATGGGCAGGTGGACGCCGATGGCTGGAACCGCGTTGATCACCTGCTCGGCACCGTCGGCCCCGAGGAACTGGTCGGCACGCCCAGCGAAGTCCTGCTGCACCGACTGTTTCACGACACCCAGCGCATCGACCGCCACCCGCTGCCGCTGCACGTGCGCTGCCGCTGCTCGCGCGAGAAGGTCGCCGACGTGCTGCGCCGGATTGGCCGCGACGAGGCCTTCGCCGCAGCCCATGACCTGGGTCACGCCGAGGTCGTCTGCGAGTTCTGCGGCATGACCTACCGCTTCGATCCGGTCGAGATCGAACAGTTGTTCCACCCGCCGGCACCCGGCAATCCTCCGGAACGACCGCAGTAA
- a CDS encoding glucose 1-dehydrogenase, which translates to MTQYNYTGRTALITGGAGGIGSATAAAFAAAGASVVVADVAASGAEVARGIVAAGGRAEFVRCDVTSTAEVAALVERTVGTFGALDFAFNNAGIEEEHARLADSDEALFDRMMAINVKGVWACMRAQLRVMAAQKHGVIVNTASVAGLVGAPKHAIYAATKHAVVGLTKSAAAEYGKVGIRVNAVCPGVIRTAMFERVVQQGLADEQGIRRLHPVGRIGEVGEIADAVLWMCSAGAAFMTGHTLTVDGGMTAV; encoded by the coding sequence ATGACCCAATACAACTATACCGGCCGCACGGCCCTGATCACCGGCGGTGCTGGCGGCATCGGCAGCGCCACGGCGGCGGCATTCGCGGCGGCGGGGGCGAGTGTGGTGGTGGCGGATGTCGCCGCCAGTGGCGCGGAGGTGGCGCGCGGGATTGTCGCGGCCGGCGGGCGGGCCGAGTTCGTGCGTTGCGATGTGACCTCGACGGCTGAGGTCGCGGCGCTGGTCGAACGCACTGTGGGCACTTTCGGTGCGCTCGATTTCGCCTTCAACAACGCCGGCATCGAGGAAGAGCACGCGCGCCTGGCGGATTCGGACGAGGCCCTGTTCGATCGCATGATGGCGATCAACGTCAAGGGCGTCTGGGCCTGCATGCGCGCGCAACTGCGGGTGATGGCGGCGCAGAAGCACGGCGTGATCGTCAACACCGCCTCGGTGGCGGGCCTGGTCGGCGCGCCCAAGCACGCCATCTATGCCGCCACCAAGCACGCGGTGGTCGGCCTGACCAAGAGCGCGGCGGCCGAGTACGGCAAGGTTGGCATCCGCGTCAACGCAGTCTGCCCCGGCGTGATCCGCACCGCGATGTTCGAGCGCGTGGTGCAGCAGGGGCTGGCGGACGAGCAGGGCATCCGCCGCCTGCACCCGGTCGGGCGCATCGGCGAAGTCGGCGAGATCGCCGACGCCGTGCTGTGGATGTGCTCGGCCGGTGCCGCATTCATGACCGGCCACACGCTCACCGTGGACGGCGGCATGACGGCCGTGTGA
- a CDS encoding XdhC family protein, with amino-acid sequence MHSYPRQHTLRHLLEAWAARPRAATVALVIATQGSSYRKAGALALIDADGLVAGCISGGCLEAELVVDAQVALASGDCQRRQYDTRGDDDRWFGSQSGCRGASEVLLWPAPAPHPLLTALAAADAQHRSLWVDCTGVRPLIHEHAAEQWVRIPPPPRVLLLGGGPEAPPLLALARTLGWRVDVIEHRLRYHADGRLAAADRCIESRPAEALARLEIDCYDAALCATHLFDEDKRCLELLAGSSLPLVGLLGPPARRDELLAELDDATRGQLGSRLQAPVGLPLGAHGPEAVAMAIAARLTQQFAHG; translated from the coding sequence GTGCACAGCTATCCCCGCCAGCACACGCTGCGTCATTTGCTCGAAGCCTGGGCGGCGCGCCCACGGGCGGCGACCGTGGCCCTGGTGATCGCCACCCAGGGATCCAGCTATCGCAAGGCCGGCGCCCTGGCGTTGATCGATGCGGACGGCCTCGTCGCCGGTTGCATCAGCGGCGGGTGCCTGGAAGCGGAACTGGTCGTTGATGCGCAGGTCGCACTCGCGAGCGGAGACTGCCAGCGCCGGCAGTACGACACCCGCGGCGACGACGACCGCTGGTTCGGCTCGCAGAGTGGCTGCCGTGGCGCGTCCGAAGTACTGCTGTGGCCCGCGCCCGCGCCGCACCCCCTGCTGACCGCGCTGGCAGCGGCGGATGCGCAGCACCGCAGCCTGTGGGTCGACTGCACCGGCGTGCGTCCGCTGATCCATGAGCATGCAGCCGAGCAGTGGGTGCGCATCCCGCCGCCACCACGCGTGCTGCTGCTCGGCGGTGGCCCGGAAGCCCCGCCGCTGCTCGCACTCGCACGCACGCTCGGCTGGCGCGTCGATGTGATCGAGCATCGCTTGCGCTACCACGCCGATGGCCGCCTCGCGGCTGCGGATCGATGCATCGAATCCCGCCCCGCCGAGGCCCTGGCCCGGCTCGAAATCGATTGTTATGACGCGGCGCTGTGCGCCACCCACCTGTTCGACGAGGACAAGCGCTGCCTGGAACTGCTGGCGGGGTCGTCCCTGCCCTTGGTCGGTCTGCTCGGCCCCCCGGCGCGACGCGACGAATTGCTCGCGGAACTGGACGACGCGACCCGCGGGCAGCTGGGATCACGGCTACAGGCGCCCGTTGGGCTGCCGCTGGGCGCACATGGACCGGAGGCGGTGGCAATGGCGATCGCCGCCAGGCTGACCCAGCAGTTCGCGCATGGCTGA